The following proteins are co-located in the Campylobacter concisus genome:
- the fdh3B gene encoding formate dehydrogenase FDH3 subunit beta has protein sequence MARMKFFVDTDRCISCYGCQVACSSAHELPVGIYRRKVITLHDGIEGKEVSTTIACQHCTDAPCEQVCPVDCFYIRADGIVLHDKNICIGCGYCLYACPFGAPQFPKDGAFGVKGVMDKCTMCAGGPEPTNSHEERELYGQNRMAEGKVPMCAAVCATNALLVGDAAEVSNVYRKRVMLRNTGLNA, from the coding sequence ATGGCAAGAATGAAATTTTTCGTAGATACTGATAGATGTATTAGTTGTTATGGTTGCCAAGTTGCTTGCTCTTCTGCTCATGAGCTTCCAGTGGGAATTTATAGAAGAAAGGTCATTACACTTCACGATGGTATCGAAGGTAAAGAGGTTTCAACTACCATTGCATGCCAACACTGTACTGATGCACCTTGTGAGCAAGTTTGCCCGGTTGATTGTTTCTACATTAGAGCTGATGGCATCGTGCTTCACGATAAAAATATATGCATAGGCTGTGGTTACTGCTTATATGCTTGTCCATTTGGTGCTCCACAGTTCCCTAAAGACGGGGCATTTGGCGTAAAAGGCGTTATGGATAAATGTACAATGTGCGCAGGCGGTCCAGAGCCAACAAACTCACACGAGGAGAGAGAGCTTTACGGCCAAAATAGAATGGCTGAAGGAAAAGTGCCTATGTGTGCGGCTGTTTGTGCTACAAATGCACTTTTAGTTGGAGATGCAGCTGAAGTATCAAATGTATATCGCAAACGTGTTATGCTAAGAAACACTGGGCTAAATGCCTAA
- a CDS encoding twin-arginine translocation signal domain-containing protein, which translates to MQGSRRDFLKKSLKVGAAGGVLAVSAVAKVTSDDLAPDDNGVVVGKSNKKEVLYKKSKNWETYYKIAY; encoded by the coding sequence ATGCAAGGATCAAGAAGAGATTTTCTCAAAAAATCTCTAAAAGTCGGTGCTGCCGGCGGAGTACTCGCAGTCTCAGCCGTAGCAAAAGTGACTAGTGACGACTTAGCTCCTGATGACAATGGTGTCGTCGTTGGCAAGTCAAACAAAAAAGAGGTGCTTTATAAAAAAAGCAAGAACTGGGAAACCTACTATAAAATCGCTTACTAA
- a CDS encoding thioredoxin domain-containing protein — MKKVVLASIIAATSLMAASNKQIEDFYSEVFKNQNIDGVNVKVVERTKILDDIEKVSLKFSKGDMSQEDVTFVKGDLMFPDVVNLKEQKSYLAEEKKVIAEKAALDLVKSLAKIYKNEDKANVITLGNDSKKPTLIMFSDPECPYCRAELAKIETTLKDNNVEIILTPVHELSSLQKSALIYKDIKNAKSDSDKVKILRKYFSEDYNVDEKNVSKEESDKIDTLRKKYFSAGVRSVPFIINKSDLK, encoded by the coding sequence ATGAAAAAAGTGGTTTTAGCCTCAATAATAGCGGCAACTAGCCTAATGGCAGCTAGTAATAAGCAAATAGAAGATTTTTACTCAGAAGTTTTTAAAAATCAAAATATCGATGGTGTTAATGTAAAAGTCGTAGAACGCACTAAAATTTTAGATGATATAGAAAAAGTAAGCTTAAAATTTAGCAAAGGAGATATGTCTCAAGAAGATGTGACTTTTGTTAAGGGCGATCTTATGTTTCCTGATGTTGTAAATTTAAAGGAGCAGAAGTCTTATTTAGCTGAAGAAAAAAAGGTAATCGCAGAAAAAGCAGCACTTGATTTAGTAAAATCACTAGCTAAAATTTATAAAAATGAAGACAAGGCAAATGTTATAACTCTTGGCAATGATAGCAAAAAGCCAACTCTTATCATGTTTTCAGATCCTGAATGCCCATATTGTAGAGCCGAGCTAGCAAAGATCGAAACTACGCTAAAAGACAATAACGTTGAAATCATCCTAACTCCAGTGCATGAACTATCGTCTTTACAAAAAAGTGCTTTGATCTATAAAGATATAAAAAATGCAAAAAGTGATAGCGATAAGGTTAAAATTTTAAGAAAGTATTTCTCTGAAGATTATAACGTAGATGAAAAAAATGTTAGCAAAGAAGAGAGCGACAAGATCGATACTTTACGTAAAAAATATTTCTCAGCTGGCGTTAGATCAGTGCCATTTATCATAAATAAAAGTGATCTAAAATAA
- the selB gene encoding selenocysteine-specific translation elongation factor → MSLIIGTAGHIDHGKTALIKELNGFEGDNLEEEKKRGITIDLSFSNLSKNDENIAFIDVPGHENLIKTMISGAYGFDACLFVVAANDGLMPQSLEHLEILNLLGVKSLIVALTKCDLVDEATINLRKKEIRDEISKFKNLQILEIFAVSIKDKASIDELRNYLFTLRAKKRDEEGVFRYYIDRVFSLKGIGNVVTGTVIEGSVSKNEKLFNYDAGKEALVRSVQSHDKFIDSAGVSSRVALNLTGIELNELKKGQLLSKKGYFRGFREVDAVVTAKNLIHSQSVTFCVGAKNVPAKVLILSQKDDSYFVTFKFQSDMFLKFDEAFVLISDARVIGGGRVLNPVLEPLKKAGKILFLAALLKHDFVGAFSILKEAHKNGFGIISSYQRFGLSHEEAVNVAKKVSNVFVDEKALNIYDLSAVERIKSVVKFMIEKNEFAVFSAQSISLKLAWASQNLAQKALDELESISLISKNDGVYTKKGVDISKLKVRLEEKIYEILESGKLAPTAPYNIYDELEIDRLSGDNALKKLTAMGRVVRLEHNLFITRNSLKMALDKLREIIKNQGFVNVTNAKDALNLSRKYVIAYLEQLDLESDIMKQGNDRVFRG, encoded by the coding sequence ATGAGTTTAATAATAGGAACAGCAGGGCATATCGACCACGGAAAAACCGCACTTATAAAGGAGCTAAACGGCTTTGAGGGGGATAATCTTGAAGAGGAGAAAAAGCGTGGCATAACGATTGATCTAAGCTTTTCAAATTTAAGTAAAAATGATGAAAATATCGCATTTATCGACGTGCCTGGGCATGAAAATCTCATAAAGACGATGATAAGTGGTGCGTATGGCTTTGATGCGTGCTTATTTGTGGTGGCGGCAAATGACGGCCTTATGCCTCAAAGCTTGGAGCACCTTGAAATTTTAAATCTTCTTGGTGTGAAGTCTTTGATTGTGGCACTTACAAAGTGTGACCTCGTAGATGAAGCGACTATAAATTTAAGAAAAAAAGAGATAAGAGATGAAATTTCTAAATTTAAAAACCTGCAAATTTTAGAAATTTTTGCTGTTAGTATAAAGGATAAGGCAAGCATTGACGAGCTTAGAAACTACCTCTTTACGCTAAGAGCTAAAAAGCGCGATGAGGAGGGCGTTTTTAGATACTACATTGATAGGGTTTTTAGCCTAAAAGGTATCGGAAATGTTGTGACTGGCACCGTTATAGAGGGAAGCGTTAGTAAAAACGAGAAGCTTTTTAACTACGACGCTGGCAAAGAGGCGCTAGTAAGAAGCGTGCAAAGCCACGATAAATTCATTGATAGTGCAGGGGTTAGCAGCCGCGTGGCGCTTAATCTAACTGGCATCGAGCTTAATGAGCTAAAAAAGGGGCAGCTACTTAGTAAAAAAGGCTATTTTAGGGGATTTAGAGAGGTTGATGCGGTCGTAACTGCTAAAAATTTGATTCACTCGCAAAGCGTAACCTTTTGCGTAGGAGCTAAAAATGTGCCTGCAAAGGTACTGATACTAAGCCAAAAAGATGATAGCTACTTTGTTACCTTTAAATTTCAAAGCGATATGTTTTTGAAATTTGACGAGGCATTTGTACTTATCTCAGATGCACGCGTGATAGGCGGTGGCAGAGTGCTAAATCCTGTGCTTGAGCCACTAAAAAAAGCTGGCAAAATTCTCTTTTTGGCTGCACTTTTAAAGCATGATTTTGTTGGAGCATTTTCTATACTTAAAGAAGCCCACAAAAATGGCTTTGGAATAATCTCTTCTTATCAAAGATTTGGACTAAGTCACGAAGAGGCCGTAAATGTGGCTAAAAAAGTCTCAAACGTCTTTGTCGATGAAAAGGCTTTAAATATCTACGATCTAAGTGCGGTTGAGCGGATAAAGTCTGTGGTTAAATTTATGATAGAAAAAAATGAATTTGCTGTTTTCTCAGCTCAAAGTATAAGCTTAAAACTTGCTTGGGCTAGTCAAAATTTGGCTCAAAAAGCACTTGATGAGCTTGAAAGTATAAGCTTAATCTCTAAAAATGATGGCGTCTATACAAAAAAGGGCGTTGATATAAGCAAACTAAAAGTAAGGCTTGAAGAGAAAATTTATGAAATTTTAGAAAGCGGAAAGCTAGCTCCAACGGCACCTTATAATATATATGATGAGCTGGAAATAGATAGGCTAAGTGGCGATAATGCCCTTAAAAAACTAACTGCAATGGGCAGAGTTGTAAGGCTGGAGCATAATCTTTTTATCACTAGAAATTCGCTAAAAATGGCACTTGATAAGCTAAGAGAGATCATCAAAAACCAAGGATTTGTAAATGTCACAAATGCCAAGGATGCACTAAATTTAAGTAGAAAATATGTAATCGCCTATCTTGAGCAACTTGATCTTGAGAGTGACATAATGAAGCAAGGAAATGATAGAGTCTTTCGTGGTTAG
- the selA gene encoding L-seryl-tRNA(Sec) selenium transferase, which produces MSDLRDIPQVDKIIKNEAFSGFDINLVTLLARQILNEVRAKILNENANFALQEIIDLILNEYHKFNESSLQRVLNLTGVTIHTNLARSVIDKEILSRATPVITGYSNLEYNLKTGNRGNRYDYIGEMIARAFGFEDAIVVNNNASAVFLVLNTFAKGREVVVSRGELVEIGGSFRVPEVMANAGCFLKEVGTTNKTKLKDYEEAISENTAMLVKVHRSNFDIVGFSEEVTANELSKLACEQNLIDYFDLGSGFYGNLPFNLDKNEPDLKNLKDVSLVSFSGDKLLGAVQCGIIVGKRELIAKLRKNQLLRMLRVDKVIISLLAESMKAYLNKEFELITTQKLLHKSVKELESLANFINKNLKTPLEIVRTQTFVGGGAMPNKKIPSMALAVSGDAVLNEQKFRQKKVIGRIENDKFLLDLRTLLDEDVNELIKIINETEEK; this is translated from the coding sequence TTGAGCGATTTAAGAGATATCCCACAAGTTGATAAGATTATAAAAAACGAAGCATTTTCAGGATTTGATATAAATTTAGTCACATTGCTTGCAAGGCAAATTTTAAATGAAGTTAGAGCTAAAATTTTAAATGAAAATGCAAATTTTGCGTTGCAAGAAATAATAGATTTAATCCTAAACGAATATCATAAATTTAATGAATCAAGCCTTCAAAGAGTGCTAAATTTAACCGGTGTGACCATTCACACAAACCTTGCTAGAAGTGTCATCGATAAAGAAATTTTAAGTCGTGCAACTCCGGTAATCACAGGGTATTCAAACCTTGAATACAACCTAAAAACAGGCAACCGTGGCAACAGATATGACTATATCGGTGAGATGATCGCAAGAGCATTTGGTTTTGAAGACGCTATCGTTGTAAATAATAACGCAAGTGCTGTATTTTTGGTGCTAAATACCTTTGCAAAAGGCAGAGAAGTCGTCGTTAGCAGAGGCGAACTAGTCGAGATCGGTGGTAGTTTTAGAGTGCCAGAAGTTATGGCAAATGCGGGCTGCTTTTTAAAAGAGGTTGGCACGACAAACAAAACTAAGCTAAAAGACTACGAAGAGGCGATTAGTGAAAATACGGCGATGCTTGTAAAGGTTCATCGCTCAAATTTTGACATCGTGGGCTTTAGCGAAGAGGTTACAGCAAATGAACTAAGCAAATTGGCATGCGAGCAAAATTTGATAGATTATTTTGATCTTGGCAGTGGATTTTACGGAAATTTACCGTTTAATCTTGACAAAAATGAGCCAGATCTAAAAAATTTAAAAGATGTTTCGCTAGTTAGTTTTAGCGGCGACAAGCTGCTTGGCGCGGTGCAGTGCGGCATCATTGTTGGCAAAAGAGAGCTCATCGCAAAGCTTAGAAAAAATCAGCTTTTAAGAATGCTTCGCGTAGATAAAGTGATCATCTCACTTTTGGCTGAGAGCATGAAAGCTTATTTAAATAAAGAATTTGAGCTAATCACAACGCAAAAACTGCTTCACAAAAGCGTAAAAGAGCTTGAAAGCTTAGCAAATTTTATAAATAAAAATTTAAAAACCCCGCTTGAGATAGTTCGTACACAAACCTTTGTAGGAGGCGGTGCGATGCCAAATAAAAAAATTCCAAGTATGGCTTTGGCAGTTAGTGGAGATGCAGTTTTAAATGAGCAGAAATTTAGGCAAAAAAAGGTGATTGGCCGCATAGAAAATGATAAATTTTTGCTTGATTTGAGAACGCTTTTAGATGAAGATGTAAATGAACTAATAAAAATAATAAATGAAACGGAAGAAAAATGA